A genomic region of Chryseobacterium sp. KACC 21268 contains the following coding sequences:
- the dnaX gene encoding DNA polymerase III subunit gamma/tau, translating into MENFIVSARKYRPQEFDTVVGQSHVTDTLEHAIDESQLAQALLFCGPRGVGKTTCARILARKINEKSGAADDDGFAFNIYELDAASNNSVDDIRELIDQVRFAPQVGKYKVYIIDEVHMLSQAAFNAFLKTLEEPPAHAIFILATTEKHKIIPTILSRCQIYDFKRITIEDIQEHLRKIAEKENITYEDDALYLIAQKADGALRDALSIFDRLSTFSQKNITLEKAAEVLNILDYDQYLKIADLAKENDIPGVLTAFDEIVKKGFDPHIFIAGLGNHFRDLMMAQNPKTLNLIEVGEKTKSKFAEQSQKWKAQELIDGIEICNFADINYKNSKNPRLTVEIALMQLSSLTAGLEAKKKSS; encoded by the coding sequence ATGGAAAATTTCATCGTATCCGCACGCAAGTACCGTCCGCAAGAGTTTGACACTGTTGTTGGGCAATCGCACGTTACCGATACTTTGGAACACGCCATCGATGAAAGTCAATTGGCTCAGGCTCTGCTTTTCTGCGGGCCAAGAGGTGTTGGTAAAACAACATGCGCCAGAATTCTAGCAAGAAAGATCAATGAAAAGTCAGGTGCTGCAGATGATGATGGTTTCGCATTCAATATTTATGAATTGGATGCCGCTTCCAACAACTCGGTTGATGATATTCGTGAATTGATTGACCAGGTTAGATTTGCACCTCAAGTAGGGAAGTACAAAGTGTATATCATCGACGAGGTTCATATGTTGTCTCAGGCTGCTTTCAATGCGTTCCTGAAAACTTTGGAAGAACCGCCAGCGCACGCTATTTTCATCTTAGCAACGACTGAGAAACACAAGATCATTCCGACGATTCTTTCCAGATGTCAAATCTATGATTTCAAAAGAATCACGATAGAAGATATCCAGGAGCATTTGAGAAAGATTGCTGAGAAGGAAAATATCACTTACGAAGACGATGCGCTTTACTTAATTGCTCAGAAAGCGGATGGTGCTTTGAGAGATGCTTTATCTATTTTTGATAGACTAAGTACTTTTTCTCAGAAAAACATCACACTCGAAAAAGCAGCGGAAGTTCTCAATATTCTGGATTACGACCAATATCTGAAAATCGCTGATTTAGCTAAGGAAAATGATATCCCAGGTGTTTTGACAGCATTCGACGAAATTGTGAAAAAAGGTTTCGATCCGCACATTTTCATTGCCGGATTGGGAAATCATTTCCGCGATTTGATGATGGCTCAAAATCCAAAAACTTTGAACCTGATCGAAGTTGGAGAAAAAACAAAATCCAAATTTGCCGAGCAATCCCAAAAATGGAAAGCTCAGGAATTGATAGACGGAATCGAGATTTGTAACTTCGCCGACATCAATTATAAAAATTCCAAAAATCCACGTTTGACAGTTGAGATTGCCTTGATGCAATTATCAAGTCTCACGGCAGGTTTGGAAGCTAAAAAAAAAAGTTCTTAA